The following are encoded together in the Bradyrhizobium sp. CCGUVB1N3 genome:
- a CDS encoding IS110 family transposase, whose product MRQDSKIYVGLDTSKLKISAAVAEAGRDGDVRFTGEIDSAPDAVERLVTKLAKRHRDLAFCYEAGPTGYGLHRQITRLGYDCIVVAPSLIPKRPGERVKTNRRDALTLAKLHRAGELTAVWVPDPEHEAVRELVRAREAAMEDLRRARQHLQSFLLRHGRVFTGRQGWTKAHTRWLCEQRFEHPAQYLVLAEYRQAIEAAEIRLKRLDEQVAEAVSSWSMAPVIAAYQALRGVAFLTAVTFVTEIGDVRRFDSPRQLMAYLGLVPCENSTGERIRRGGITKAGNGRARRVLIEGAWTYRFPARMSRLLQERQAGLTKAVCNIAWKAQVRLCARYRKLMARGKRQAVVTVAIAREMAAFLWAIGREVEPHSAT is encoded by the coding sequence GTGCGGCAGGATAGCAAAATCTACGTGGGACTGGATACATCGAAGCTAAAGATCTCGGCAGCCGTGGCCGAGGCGGGACGCGATGGCGACGTGCGCTTCACCGGTGAGATCGATAGCGCACCTGATGCGGTGGAGCGACTGGTTACGAAGCTCGCCAAAAGGCACCGGGACCTCGCCTTTTGCTACGAAGCCGGCCCAACCGGCTACGGTCTCCATCGTCAGATCACACGGCTTGGCTACGACTGCATCGTGGTTGCGCCATCACTGATCCCAAAGCGGCCTGGAGAACGGGTCAAGACCAACCGTCGTGATGCGCTGACCCTGGCCAAGCTGCATCGTGCGGGAGAGCTGACCGCAGTCTGGGTACCGGATCCGGAGCACGAGGCGGTGCGAGAACTGGTGCGTGCCCGAGAAGCCGCGATGGAAGATCTGCGGCGGGCCCGTCAGCACTTGCAGTCCTTCCTGCTGCGTCACGGCCGGGTCTTCACCGGCCGTCAAGGGTGGACCAAGGCGCATACACGATGGCTATGCGAGCAACGCTTCGAGCATCCGGCGCAGTATCTCGTGCTGGCTGAGTATCGCCAAGCGATCGAGGCCGCCGAGATCCGGCTCAAGCGCCTGGACGAACAAGTTGCCGAGGCGGTGAGCTCATGGTCCATGGCTCCAGTGATCGCAGCCTACCAGGCGCTACGCGGCGTCGCCTTCCTGACCGCGGTCACCTTCGTCACCGAAATCGGCGACGTGCGTCGCTTCGACAGCCCGCGCCAACTGATGGCGTATCTCGGCCTGGTGCCCTGCGAAAACTCCACCGGGGAACGCATCCGGCGCGGCGGCATCACCAAAGCTGGTAATGGCCGGGCGCGCCGCGTGCTCATTGAGGGCGCCTGGACTTACCGTTTTCCCGCCCGGATGAGCCGTCTGCTGCAGGAGCGGCAGGCCGGCCTGACGAAAGCGGTGTGCAACATCGCCTGGAAAGCCCAAGTCAGACTCTGCGCTCGCTATCGCAAGCTGATGGCACGTGGCAAACGCCAGGCAGTCGTCACCGTGGCCATCGCCCGGGAAATGGCCGCCTTCCTCTGGGCTATCGGCCGAGAGGTGGAGCCGCACAGCGCAACCTGA
- a CDS encoding ParA family protein: MYVLALVTQKGGSGKSTLAVGIAVAAMGNGERVAIVEADPQGTISKWNERRGHPYPRVVRVSDPAEIEGALVSLEAEGIWLTVIDTAATNNALAMRAIARADLCMIPVRPSPADIEAAIPTLIAIRRLNRRFAFVLNQTPPRGCRLSEAATSLHSLGVLALPYVGQRNDHQDALGVGLGVTEFAQEGRASEEVRELWRWVLKTLVEGSLDHEPHAKEAAC, translated from the coding sequence ATGTATGTCCTTGCTCTGGTCACCCAAAAAGGCGGAAGCGGCAAGAGCACGCTGGCGGTCGGAATTGCAGTCGCAGCGATGGGGAACGGGGAGCGCGTCGCAATTGTCGAGGCGGATCCACAAGGCACGATTTCAAAATGGAACGAGCGGCGCGGCCATCCCTATCCGCGGGTCGTTCGGGTCTCCGATCCCGCCGAAATAGAAGGGGCGCTCGTCAGCCTTGAAGCTGAGGGAATCTGGCTTACGGTCATCGATACCGCCGCCACGAACAATGCACTGGCCATGCGCGCCATCGCGAGGGCCGATCTTTGCATGATCCCGGTGCGTCCGAGTCCGGCCGACATCGAAGCTGCGATACCGACGCTGATTGCTATTCGTAGGCTCAATCGCCGATTTGCTTTCGTCCTCAATCAGACGCCACCGCGGGGCTGCCGCTTGAGTGAGGCTGCAACGTCGCTCCATTCGCTCGGCGTGCTTGCGCTTCCCTATGTCGGACAGCGCAATGATCACCAGGACGCGCTTGGGGTAGGATTAGGCGTGACCGAGTTTGCACAAGAGGGAAGAGCCTCGGAGGAAGTTCGTGAGCTGTGGCGCTGGGTCTTGAAAACGCTTGTCGAGGGGTCGTTAGATCATGAGCCACACGCAAAAGAGGCGGCGTGCTAG
- a CDS encoding outer membrane protein, giving the protein MKKVLLGTIAFIALAAPTSAADLAARPYVKAPPPTAIPMYDWSGFYIGINGGGGSAHQCWDVVNTGGVVVAPPVGMGCHNATGGTVGGQIGYRWQIANSVFGLEAQGNWSDFKGSNTNLAFAGVQDESKLDAFGLFTGQVGYAWNNVLLYVKGGAVVARDKYRVFDFGSGLTIDNGSETRWGGTVGAGLEFGFAPNWSIGVEYDHLFMGHRDVDFFFSPGFVVGPAGAFAGTARIGQDVDIGLVRVNYRWGGAVAPTY; this is encoded by the coding sequence ATGAAAAAAGTCCTGCTGGGCACGATAGCCTTCATCGCGCTGGCCGCTCCTACCTCTGCGGCTGATCTTGCCGCGCGGCCCTACGTCAAAGCGCCGCCCCCAACGGCCATTCCAATGTATGATTGGAGCGGCTTCTACATCGGCATCAATGGCGGCGGCGGCTCCGCGCATCAATGTTGGGACGTGGTCAACACCGGCGGCGTGGTCGTCGCTCCGCCCGTTGGGATGGGGTGCCATAATGCGACGGGAGGCACGGTCGGTGGTCAAATCGGCTATCGCTGGCAAATAGCAAACTCGGTGTTCGGCTTGGAGGCGCAGGGCAACTGGTCCGATTTTAAGGGATCCAACACCAACCTCGCTTTCGCAGGCGTCCAGGATGAATCCAAGCTTGATGCATTTGGCCTGTTCACGGGCCAAGTTGGCTATGCTTGGAATAACGTGCTACTCTACGTGAAAGGCGGAGCAGTGGTAGCTCGTGATAAGTACCGGGTTTTCGATTTTGGGTCTGGGCTAACCATCGACAACGGCAGCGAAACTCGTTGGGGTGGCACGGTAGGGGCGGGCCTTGAATTTGGCTTCGCTCCGAACTGGTCCATCGGTGTTGAGTACGATCACCTGTTCATGGGGCATCGGGACGTGGACTTCTTTTTTTCACCCGGATTCGTGGTTGGTCCGGCGGGCGCCTTTGCAGGGACTGCCCGTATCGGTCAGGACGTCGATATCGGTTTGGTCCGCGTGAACTACCGCTGGGGTGGCGCGGTCGCCCCGACATATTGA
- a CDS encoding nodulate formation efficiency C protein translates to MTDKRLLWFWSCLSLGLWFTVDLRILPGGLAGQGDDVRAEDNALIDQVRSIWRAQDGETAEQIFAKVAKVAHFVPKGWERGRKTDAGEPVVLSWARHRTDKAEDDSTVTWEVGRDGTVTLVTPSAKPMELGWRAFALSLLADEATSNETGVNRRFLHDPANFNFVTTAQGKLGDLLRRGRCIIGDGVKMHYLPTLDEQQTVKDGLWRVQLSVDCDVQGAGYSTRDVIIFEKREGQDWEPQSFLAKRLATYAPESLFDFAEPKDQEPFDAARKALAK, encoded by the coding sequence ATGACCGATAAGCGCTTGCTTTGGTTTTGGTCCTGTCTCTCCCTCGGTCTCTGGTTCACTGTTGACCTACGGATATTGCCGGGCGGGCTGGCCGGTCAGGGCGATGACGTGCGTGCGGAAGATAACGCCCTGATCGACCAGGTTCGATCAATTTGGCGAGCGCAGGATGGCGAGACGGCGGAGCAAATCTTCGCCAAGGTCGCGAAGGTCGCACACTTCGTTCCCAAAGGATGGGAGCGTGGCCGAAAGACCGACGCAGGCGAGCCGGTTGTGCTCTCGTGGGCCAGACACCGGACTGATAAAGCAGAGGACGACTCTACGGTGACCTGGGAGGTGGGACGCGATGGCACAGTGACACTTGTGACGCCGTCTGCAAAACCGATGGAACTAGGCTGGCGGGCGTTCGCACTCTCACTTCTTGCTGACGAGGCCACAAGCAACGAAACGGGAGTGAACCGGCGCTTTCTACATGATCCCGCTAACTTTAACTTCGTGACGACAGCGCAAGGCAAGCTGGGGGATCTTCTACGGCGCGGTCGCTGCATTATTGGCGATGGTGTTAAGATGCACTACCTGCCGACGCTGGACGAGCAACAAACGGTCAAGGACGGCTTGTGGCGCGTTCAGCTTTCGGTCGACTGCGATGTTCAGGGGGCTGGTTATTCTACCCGCGATGTCATCATTTTCGAGAAGCGCGAGGGGCAAGATTGGGAGCCGCAATCGTTCCTAGCCAAGCGTCTCGCGACATATGCCCCAGAGTCTTTGTTTGATTTTGCGGAACCGAAAGATCAGGAACCGTTCGATGCGGCGCGGAAGGCGTTGGCAAAATGA
- a CDS encoding ABC transporter substrate-binding protein has protein sequence MPRVIPTVGIDLEDDPLANGWAQSIARPGGNLTGLFPGLPELGGKQIELLKEAMPRLADVAVLWDANFGTAQFRATEAAIQASGVKPLSLPVRQASDINGAIERALQEQAQGLIVLTPPMIFIQRALIVDLTLKGGLPMISGFTSFPKAGGLTAYGADLPAMFRRAANFVDRILRGAKASELPIERPNKFELIINLKTAKTLGLEIPWQLQQLADEVIE, from the coding sequence GTGCCACGTGTCATTCCGACCGTCGGCATTGATCTGGAAGACGATCCGCTAGCCAACGGATGGGCACAAAGTATTGCTCGCCCGGGAGGTAATCTTACTGGCCTATTTCCAGGCCTTCCTGAACTGGGTGGCAAGCAGATCGAGCTTCTCAAGGAAGCGATGCCGCGCCTCGCCGATGTCGCGGTTCTCTGGGACGCAAATTTCGGAACAGCACAGTTTCGCGCGACCGAAGCGGCGATCCAAGCGTCGGGTGTGAAGCCGCTATCGTTGCCGGTCCGGCAAGCGAGTGACATCAATGGCGCCATCGAACGCGCCCTGCAAGAGCAGGCACAAGGGTTAATCGTCCTCACCCCGCCAATGATTTTCATACAGCGTGCACTGATTGTCGATCTGACTTTGAAGGGCGGCTTGCCGATGATCAGTGGCTTCACCTCGTTTCCTAAAGCTGGCGGGCTGACGGCCTACGGCGCGGACCTTCCTGCGATGTTTAGGCGTGCGGCGAACTTTGTTGATCGCATTTTGCGAGGTGCAAAAGCGAGCGAATTGCCTATCGAACGGCCCAACAAGTTTGAGCTTATCATCAATCTCAAGACCGCGAAGACACTTGGCCTCGAAATACCGTGGCAGCTTCAGCAACTCGCCGACGAGGTGATCGAATAG
- a CDS encoding IS630 family transposase (programmed frameshift): MKGKAYSNDLRSRLVAEVAAGTSRREAARMYRVSASSAVRWTERNDATGSVSPTPRGGRSRSPLEPHRAWLLELNAKEPDLTLVELAQRIQQALGLQTTEGSIRRFFKRHGISFKKSLHAAEQDRPDVAQAREQWRVRQTGLDPKKLVFVDETGTNTKMVRGYGRCPRGQRLIGQQPWGHWKTTTFTAGLRCDGISAPWVLDGPMNRDAFLTYVEAVLAPTLAAEDMVVIDNLPAHKGEEVKKIIQARGATLVFLPPYSPDLNPIEMLFAKLKALLRKAAARTRDALWDKIGEVLDAFSAQECANYFRHAGYAST, from the exons ATGAAGGGAAAAGCCTATTCGAACGATCTTCGCAGCCGGCTTGTGGCGGAAGTGGCGGCTGGGACGTCGCGACGGGAAGCGGCACGGATGTATCGGGTGAGCGCCTCGTCAGCGGTGCGCTGGACTGAGCGGAACGATGCGACCGGCAGTGTCAGCCCGACGCCGCGCGGTGGCAGAAGCCGGTCTCCGTTGGAGCCGCATCGAGCCTGGTTGCTGGAACTCAACGCCAAGGAACCGGATCTGACCTTGGTAGAATTGGCGCAGCGCATACAGCAGGCGCTGGGGCTGCAGACGACGGAGGGCTCGATCCGTCGCTTCTTCAAGCGCCATGGCATCAGCTTC AAAAAAAGCCTGCACGCCGCCGAACAGGATCGGCCCGACGTTGCTCAGGCGCGTGAGCAATGGCGGGTCCGCCAAACAGGCCTTGATCCCAAGAAGCTGGTCTTTGTCGACGAGACTGGGACCAATACCAAGATGGTCCGTGGCTATGGACGCTGTCCCAGAGGCCAGCGGCTGATCGGCCAGCAGCCTTGGGGACATTGGAAGACAACCACCTTTACCGCTGGCTTGCGCTGCGACGGCATCAGCGCTCCCTGGGTCTTGGATGGCCCCATGAATCGCGACGCCTTCCTCACCTATGTTGAGGCAGTGCTCGCTCCCACCCTCGCGGCGGAAGACATGGTGGTGATCGACAACCTGCCAGCTCACAAAGGCGAAGAGGTGAAGAAAATCATCCAGGCCAGGGGCGCAACGCTGGTCTTCCTGCCGCCTTACTCACCCGACCTCAACCCCATCGAGATGCTCTTCGCCAAGCTCAAGGCTCTCCTGCGCAAGGCCGCCGCGCGAACCCGCGACGCACTCTGGGACAAGATCGGCGAGGTACTTGATGCCTTCTCAGCACAGGAATGTGCAAACTACTTTCGACACGCAGGCTATGCGTCAACTTAA
- a CDS encoding HNH endonuclease, with product MEALLRHGLLARRRKLQLQAHPLCKFCLDRGLVAIATVADHVEPHKGDWNKFALGELQSLCKACHDRTKRVIELRGYGLDIDDDGFPTDPNHPFNKNSR from the coding sequence GTGGAGGCACTTCTACGACACGGGCTTCTGGCACGCCGCCGCAAGCTGCAGCTTCAGGCGCATCCGCTGTGCAAATTCTGCCTGGATCGCGGCCTCGTCGCTATCGCGACCGTTGCCGACCACGTCGAGCCGCACAAGGGCGACTGGAACAAGTTTGCGCTCGGCGAGCTGCAATCGCTATGCAAAGCATGTCATGACCGAACTAAAAGGGTGATCGAATTGCGTGGTTACGGCCTTGATATCGATGATGACGGCTTCCCAACAGACCCGAACCATCCTTTCAATAAGAACTCGCGATGA
- a CDS encoding carboxymuconolactone decarboxylase family protein, producing the protein MLDWLKYRASVKSRVGDLSKLAPETVKGYLVLANSGDKAQHLDAKTRELISLAVAVTTRCDGCIASHVEAAMKHGVSKAEIAEALGVAIAMNAGAALVYTARTLDCFDQMSGTNAAA; encoded by the coding sequence ATGTTAGACTGGCTGAAGTATCGCGCTAGCGTGAAATCGCGGGTTGGCGACTTGTCCAAGCTCGCGCCGGAAACGGTCAAAGGATATCTGGTTCTGGCCAATTCCGGCGATAAAGCACAGCATCTCGACGCGAAGACGCGCGAGTTGATCTCACTTGCTGTTGCGGTCACCACCCGCTGTGATGGCTGCATCGCCAGCCACGTTGAGGCTGCGATGAAGCATGGCGTGTCGAAGGCTGAGATTGCCGAGGCGCTGGGCGTCGCGATTGCGATGAATGCAGGCGCGGCGCTAGTCTATACAGCTCGTACCCTGGATTGCTTCGATCAGATGTCCGGTACGAACGCTGCTGCATAG
- a CDS encoding LysR substrate-binding domain-containing protein — protein sequence MPSTQRLNLSLGEADIALRRYSADDPDLITVDEIVVPIGAYASRDYARRLPAKYGFRDLDWIAWAGEREMTSPNPELAARIPDFRPAFTSDDYSVQVAACQAGVGAMVLLKTSHRLKRPGELVELKLELPASLRAELTIIRHKRMADLPKVRIVVDLLKQEFTDLRKTQGASKL from the coding sequence TTGCCGAGCACACAACGCCTGAATCTCTCGCTCGGCGAGGCGGACATCGCGCTCAGGAGATACTCGGCCGATGATCCTGATCTGATCACAGTCGATGAAATTGTCGTTCCGATCGGCGCCTACGCGAGCAGGGACTACGCGCGGAGACTGCCCGCGAAATACGGTTTTCGCGACCTCGACTGGATCGCATGGGCGGGAGAGCGTGAGATGACGAGCCCGAATCCGGAGCTCGCGGCCAGGATCCCGGACTTTCGGCCAGCTTTTACGTCTGACGATTACAGCGTGCAGGTCGCCGCCTGCCAGGCCGGCGTCGGCGCGATGGTCCTTCTGAAGACGTCCCATCGGCTCAAGCGACCGGGCGAGCTCGTGGAGCTCAAGCTCGAGCTTCCAGCCTCGCTCCGCGCAGAACTCACGATCATCCGCCACAAACGTATGGCAGATCTCCCCAAGGTCAGAATCGTCGTGGATCTGCTCAAGCAGGAATTTACCGATCTGAGGAAGACCCAGGGCGCGAGCAAACTTTGA
- a CDS encoding LysR family transcriptional regulator: protein MDLQWDDLRIFLAVCDAGSLSGAARHLKVSQPTLSRRIAEMEYGLGEPLFVRKNQGITLTKTAARLLPAAQGMAQWAMEATRSLDAKNSPVSGRVRIAAIPSYAFDFLAPIAETLKRKHPHITLEVCRAHNA from the coding sequence GTGGACTTACAATGGGATGACCTCCGCATTTTTCTCGCCGTTTGCGATGCCGGGAGCCTGAGCGGTGCCGCGCGGCACCTGAAGGTGAGCCAACCCACTCTGAGCCGGAGGATTGCGGAGATGGAGTACGGGCTCGGCGAGCCGCTTTTCGTCCGCAAGAACCAGGGCATCACCTTGACGAAAACTGCAGCGAGGCTGCTTCCTGCAGCCCAAGGCATGGCGCAATGGGCGATGGAAGCTACTCGTTCACTGGATGCGAAGAACTCACCCGTGAGCGGCCGCGTACGCATCGCGGCGATACCATCGTACGCCTTCGATTTCCTGGCTCCGATCGCGGAAACGCTCAAGAGAAAGCATCCACACATCACGCTCGAGGTTTGCCGAGCACACAACGCCTGA
- a CDS encoding MBL fold metallo-hydrolase — MLRKSGLLVIGALTIVALSACTQTSHPSKPAALGKPISSASMEALIDQPGPIELKTVVGADWIADLSGLLNLNDPKAVQAGLKDHEEPIKIYTHVVRHPTQGFFLVDTGVSTRLVEDPEGLGVGWVLRKFAKIQRMQVRQDTLSVIKSEGVPLKGVFMTHLHLDHISGMPDVPKDVPIYTGHGEPEYSRLVHMVVQGTEDSLLEGRPALREFQFSKDPDGKFEGVIDVFGDGSFFAIQTPGHTPGHVSYLARTPTGPVLLTGDTAHTRWGWENDVEPGTYTDNRESERKSLLALKALSERHPKMTVKLGHQP; from the coding sequence ATGCTCCGTAAATCAGGTCTCCTTGTCATTGGCGCCCTTACGATCGTCGCGCTTTCGGCGTGTACGCAAACGTCGCATCCATCAAAACCCGCCGCTCTGGGCAAGCCGATCAGCTCGGCGTCCATGGAAGCCTTGATCGATCAGCCGGGACCGATCGAGCTCAAGACGGTCGTCGGCGCGGATTGGATCGCCGATCTTTCGGGACTGCTCAATCTGAACGATCCAAAAGCCGTTCAGGCCGGTCTCAAGGACCACGAGGAGCCGATCAAGATCTATACACATGTCGTGCGACATCCGACGCAAGGATTTTTCCTGGTCGACACCGGGGTTTCAACGCGGCTGGTGGAGGATCCTGAGGGCCTAGGGGTCGGATGGGTGCTGAGAAAATTTGCAAAAATCCAAAGGATGCAAGTCCGGCAAGACACATTGTCGGTCATTAAATCGGAAGGCGTTCCTCTCAAGGGCGTGTTCATGACCCATCTCCATCTCGATCATATCTCCGGGATGCCGGACGTTCCAAAGGACGTTCCGATTTACACGGGTCATGGTGAGCCTGAGTATTCGCGCCTTGTGCATATGGTCGTTCAGGGGACGGAGGATAGCCTCCTTGAAGGAAGGCCCGCACTCCGGGAGTTCCAGTTCTCGAAAGACCCGGATGGAAAGTTCGAAGGGGTGATCGATGTTTTCGGTGACGGTTCGTTCTTTGCGATCCAGACCCCGGGACATACTCCGGGCCATGTCTCCTATCTCGCCCGCACACCAACAGGTCCGGTGCTCCTGACGGGCGACACTGCCCACACGCGTTGGGGGTGGGAGAATGACGTCGAGCCTGGGACCTACACTGACAACCGGGAAAGCGAACGGAAGAGTTTGCTCGCCTTGAAGGCCTTGAGTGAACGCCACCCGAAGATGACCGTGAAATTGGGGCATCAGCCCTGA